GGTCATTGTCGGCTTGAGACTGCCCTATGCCAATCTGCGCACCCATCGCAAGATCCTGGTGGTGGATGGCGCGGTTGGTTTTTTCGGCGGCATGAATATCCGCGAGGCCTTTGTGGGTCCGAATGCGGCCCGTGACACGCATTTTCACGTCACCGGGCCTGTCGTGGCCGAATTGTTTTCGGTGGCTGCCGATGACTGGCATTTCGAGACCGACGAGGCCCTGAACGGCGAAGCCTGGCAATTGCATCTTGCTGCCGGTGAGGCCGGCGAGACGCCTTACGCCCGCGCCGTGGTATCCGGGCCGGATGCGCATCTGGAAAGCAATCACCGGGTGCTCACAGGAGCATTTTCCGTCGCCGAGCGCTCCATCCGTATCCTGTCGCCTTATTTTCTGCCGGACAATATTTTTCTGTCGGCACTGGCGACGGCGGCCCGGCGCGGGGTGGCGGTGGAAATCATCGTTCCCTCGAAAAACAATCTGGCTGTTGTCAGCCATGCGATGACCGCGCAATTCGAACAGATCATTCGCGATGGCTGCCGGATCTTTCGCTCAACCGGGCCGTTCGATCATTCGAAACTGCTGGTCATCGATGATAAATGGGCCTTTGTCGGTTCATCCAATCTCGACGCCCGGTCGCTCAGGCTGAATTTCGAAATCGACCTGGAAGTCTATGACGATGATTTCGCCGCCTTCGTGGCGCGACGCATGGATGAAAGCCGGGAAGGGGCCGAGGAAGTGACACTGGAAAGCTTGCATGCCCGCCCGTTCCTGTTGAAATTGATGCAAAGAGTGCTTTGGCTGGGCTCTCTGGCTTTGTAATGCGGGTGGACATTGGCGTTCCGTCTCCTATTTTCTGAGTGAGCATGAAAAAGCAAACCCATACTCTGCGCGCGCAAATGCTGACCTCGCTGCGCAATCGCCGCAGCCGTCCTGCCTCGCCCATCAACGGGGAGCGGCCCGTTGACTCGCCGGGGCTGCTTGTCGCCTCCTATAATGTCCATAAATGTGTGGGCGTCGATGGCCGGTTCGATCCGGAACGGGTGCTGCATGTGATCCGCGAGATTGGCCCTGATGTGATCGCCCTTCAGGAAGCCGATCAGCGGTTCGGCGACCGCACCGGGCTGCTTGATCTCGCCCGCTTGCAGGGCGAGGCTGGCCTGACCCGTGTGCCGGTGGCGGGCCTGCCGAAAAGCCATGGCTGGCGCGGCAATGTCCTGCTGTTTCGCGAAGGTGTGGTGCGCAATGTCCATCCTTTCGTGCTGCCTGGGCTGGAGCCACGCGGCGCGGTGGTGGCGGAAATCGATCTCGATGGCGGGCGTGAACTCAGGATCATCGCCGCCCATCTCGGCCTGTTGCGCTGGGCGCGCCGCCAGCAGGCGGATTTCATTCTGAAGCTGATGCGCGAGCGGGCCGATTGTCCGACCGTGCTGATGGGAGATTTCAACGAGTGGCGGGTCGGGCCAGGCTCGGCGCTCACCCGTTTTGAGCCGCTGTTTGGCCCGCTGCCACCGCCTGTCCCCAGCTTTCCGGCCCGGCTGCCGGTTCTGGCGCTGGACCGGATCATGACCAACCGCGCCGGCCTGATTGCTGACATGCAGGTGCATGACAGTCCGCTGGCGCGGCTCGCCTCCGACCATCTGCCGCTGAAAGCGTGGATCGATCTGGACAAGACGGTAGAAGCTGTCGGATGAGAGTTTTTAATCCGGAAATTTTCATTTAAGACCGGATAAAGACTATAGTCAGGAGACAGTCATGGCGGATGCATTGATCCCGGTCGAAGACCTCAGCGAAGAGCAGGCTGGGCAGGAGTTGACCAGGCTGGCCGCTGCCATCGCTCATCATGATGCGCTTTACCATGGCAAGGACCAGCCGGAAATTTCCGATGCTGATTATGATGCCTTGAAGCGGCGCAACGATGCCATCGAGGCCCGGTTTCCGACGTTGGTGCGCAGCGATAGTCCGTCGCAGCGGGTGGGTGCGGCACCTGCCGGGATTTTCTCGCAGATCACCCATGCAAGGCCGATGCTGTCGCTGGACAACACGTTTTCCGATGAGGACGTGGCGGATTTCGTGGCCTCGGTCTATCGTTTTTTGGGCGTGATGCCGGATAATTCCATCGCCTTTACCGCCGAACCGAAGATCGATGGCCTGTCGATGTCGATCCGCTATGAGAACCGCAAACTCAAGACGGCGGCGACGCGCGGTGATGGCACGACGGGCGAAAATGTCACCGCCAATATCCTGACCATCAAGGAAATCCCGACCGAATTGCCCGCTGATGCCCCCGATCTGGTGGAAGTGCGTGGCGAGGTCTATATGGCGAAAAGCGACTTTCTGGCGCTGAACGCCCAGATGGAGGCCGAGGGCCGCCAGACCTATGTCAACCCGCGCAATACGGCTGCCGGGTCGCTGCGTCAGCTCGATGCAAAAGTCACCGCCAGTCGCAAGCTGAAATTCTTCGCCTATGCCTGGGGCGAGATGAGCACCATGCCTGCCGAAACCCAATCGGGCATGGTCGAGGCCTTTAAGCGCTGGGGCTTCCCAGTCAATCCGCTCACTCGTCGTTTGACATCGCTTGAGGAGATCATTGCCCATTACCGCGAGATCGGCCTTCAGAGAGCCGATCTGGATTACGATATCGATGGTGTGGTCTATAAGGTTGATCGGCTGGATTTGCAGGCCCGGCTCGGTTTTCGGTCCCGTTCGCCGCGCTGGGCGACAGCCCATAAATTTCCAGCGGAACAGGCCTTTACCACAGTGGAGGCCATCGACATCCAGGTGGGCCGCACCGGCGCGCTGACGCCGGTGGCGCGGCTGGAGCCGATTACCGTCGGTGGCGTGGTCGTGACCAATGCGACCCTGCATAATGCCGATTATATCGAGGGTATCGGCAATGGCGGCGAGCGTATCCGAGAGGAAGGCCATGACATTCGCATCGGCGATACTGTCATCGTCCAGCGGGCCGGTGACGTCATTCCGCAGGTGCTGGATGTGGTGCTGGAAAAGCGGCCTGAGACCTCAGTGAAATACGAATTTCCGAAAATCTGCCCGGTTTGCGGTAGCCATGCGGTGCGCGAGAAAAACGAGAAGACCGGTAAGCTGGATTCCGTGACCCGCTGCACGGGCGGCTTCGTCTGCTCGGCGCAGGCCAAGGAGCACATCAAGCATTTCGTCTCCCGCAATGCCTTCGACATTGAAGGGCTGGGCACAAAACAGGTGGATTTCTTCTTCGAGAGTGAAGACCCAGCTTTGATGATCCGCACTGCGCCGGATATTTTCACCCTCAAACAGCGGCAGGAAGCCTCTTCGCTGACCCGACTTGAAAATATCGACGGTTTTGGCCGGGTCAGCGTGCGCAAACTGTTCGACGCCATCGATGCGCGCCGCGAGATTGCCCTCAACCGCTTCATCTTCGCGCTTGGCATCCGCCATGTCGGCGAAACCACTGCCAAGCTGCTGGCCCGCTCCTATGGCTCCTACGCGGCATTTGCTGATGCCATGCAGGATGCCGGCCCCAAATTTGGTGAGGCCTGGAACGAGTTGAACAGCATCGATGGCATCGGCGAAGTCGTCGCCGCCTCCATCGTCGAATTCTTTAAGGAGCCCCGCAATCTTGAAGTTGTCTCTCGCCTGTTGAAGGAAGTGACTCCACGGGATGCAGAGGCCGTTACGGCAAGCGATAGCCCGGTGGCCGGGAAAACCGTGGTCTTCACCGGCTCACTGGAGCGCTTTACCCGCGATGAAGCCAAGGCCAGGGCCGAAAGCCTCGGTGCCAAGGTGGCTGGATCGGTCTCGAAAAAGACCGATTATCTGGTTGCTGGACCGGGCGCTGGTTCCAAGCTGGACAAGGCCCGTGAGGTGGGCGTGACTGTGATGACCGAGGACGAGTGGCTGGCGCTGATCGGCGGTTAAATCTGATCCTTCCAGCCTGTTGGGATAGGGTGTTTACCCTGTTGCAACAGGCTGAAAAAATGCTTGATCGGGCCTGTTGCAATGTCCCTTGTCCGGGTGCATGTCTCTCAATGCACACAGAAAAGCTGTGCCAGGGCTGCTCCCGCCGAGGGGTATCGGGAAGGGGCGCCTTGAGGTTTTGATCTTTTATGCCGACTTGTAACGCCGCCCGACGGTGTTGCGACGGCATTTTTATCGTGGGGACATTATGCGTTTATTGACAGGTTTGGTGTTTGGCGTGGCTGCTATTGCTATGGCCTCGACTGTTTCTGCGGCTTCCGGCAGCCACCGTTTTCTGTTCGTCAACAAAACCCAGTCGGCGATTGTCCGATTGACCTTCCGTTCTCTGGACGGCAAGGGCGGCAAGGTGGAGGTGTTGAACGGCCACAGCGTTGGCAAGGGCCAGAGCCGCGTTGTCTCTGTTCCTAACGATGGTACCTGCAAATATGGTGTGCTGGGCGAGATGGAGCAGGATTCCGGCTATTACGATCTGATGAGCAGGGCTGATCTTTGCAGACTTGGCCAGTTTGTGCTCAGCGCCAAGTAAGCTGAGGAGCCATCTATCTCATTGATGGTACCAGATCCGGACGCAAAGCCGGTTTTTGCTCTGCCAGAACACAGGGTCTGTCAGGTTCAATCTGAACCGGGCAGACTCTCGTTTTTTGTTTTTCGTTTGTCTTTTCGGGAAAGCCGGGGTCCACTTTTCCTAAGGCAAACTCTAGGAAGGCCGGGGCCTGACAAATCTCTGTTCCAGCACTTCGCTTCCCCACTGATTGCCAGTGCGTTCCTCGACGCAAACACAACCGTGGCTTTCGTAAAGATGTCGCGCCGCCGTCAGGCCGCTGAACGTCCAAAGATGCGTTTCTTCAAAGCCTTTCTCATCCGCAAAGGCGAGGGCGGCGGAGAGCAATTGACGCCCGACGCCTCCGCCGCGCATGCCATCATCAATGATGAACCATCGTAGATGAGCTGTTTTGGCTCCCAGGTCCTCGCCATCGATTGCGATGGAGCCGACGATTTCACCCGATTGCATGGCCAGCCAGATGGAATTTTTTGGATTGTCCAGACGATTGCAAAAATCCGCGAGGCCGCTTGCGACAAGACATTCGAAATGCAGCCCGAAGCCTGCCGTTCGCGCATAATAGAGCGCATGCATTTGCGTGATACGGGCAATGAGGCCGGGCCTATAGCCTTCGACAATCTCAGCTTTGGGTGCTGCTGCATCACTACCATTGGACAGGGCCTGAACATATAGGCGCAGTCCTTGAAGGATCGTCCGATTTTCCTCGTGCCCCAACCGCTTGAGCGCGCTTGAAACCTGATGACGCGCAAACTCATGAATGGTTTTGGTGCGCTTCTGCCCGCTCTCGCTCAAGCGCAACCGCTTGATTCGGTAGTCGTCCTTATCCGTCTCTTCCAAAACATCACCGGACATAACCAGCCTGCGGAGCATCCGGCTGACGCTTGATTTCTCAAGGCGAAGACGATGGCCGAGGTCGCGGCCGGTGATGTCAGGACACGCATCGATCTCTATCAAGGCATGCACCGCCGAGGGCGGAAGATCCGTTCCGGCAAAATCTCCCCCCATAAAGCCGAGTTCACGGACCAACTGACGTGATGAGGCGCGAATAGCTTCGACTTGTGAATGGTCTTGCATCATACCAGTTCCATATTGGTTGCATGATGCAACTTTATTGCCGTGCGCTGTTCGCCGCAAGCGTTTTTGTTTTGGAAAACTTATTTCCAGAATAGACGATTGCCCTTAGGATTTTGTCGCTTTATCCTGATTGCGACATTGCTTTAAATTTTTGAGGTTAGATATGGGACGGCCAAATTTTAATATTGCGTGGGCAGCTTCAATGCGGATTTACGATCCGCAAGCGTCAGGAGCCAAGGTTTCTGAAGTCATTGGGGGAAATGTCGCAAAAAATGTCAATAATCCCAATCCGGTTGCGCGCTGGAGCAACACTTGCGCAGTCAGAATGAGCTATATTTTGAACTATTCCGGCATGCACCTCCAGCATGTCGCTGCCCAAACGGTTTCTGGCGCAGACCAGAAATGGTATTTTTTTCGCGTGAAAAACCTGATTGATTATCTTGAAAAAACCTGGGGTAAGCCAGAGGTGGTTCAGTACCCTCCGTCTAATGGAGGTACGCTAGCGGGAAAAAAGGGTGTTATTCTGTTTGAAGTATCAGGTTGGAGCGATGCACAGGGCCATGCCACGCTTTTTAATGGAACAGTTTGCTACGATCATTGCTATTTTAATGAGCCGGGAGTGACTTACAAAACAGACAAGGCAAATTTCTGGAGTTTGCAATGATGTACCGTTTGCTTCTTCTCGGCTTGGTCGGTCTTTGTGTTAACTCCCAAATCGCTGCCGCCAACGACTTGGCTGTCGGCAACGGTCCTCAAGCTGCTGGTCGCACCTATCTTCAGAATTACAAGGATATGGTTTTGGCCACCTGCATTTCCAACGCTTATAAGGACGACAAGGGCGCATCTGCCGATGCAGGTAGCAGTGTGAGTGCGCTCAGGGACTGGACATATTACGATATGGACAAAAGCCCTGACGCCATGAATGCTTTGATCGAAAAATTCCTGATGAAAAATTATAGCAACCCGCTTGCTGAATCGGAAGTCAAAGGTGTGAAATTCGATTTTTTGAAGTGCCTCGATCTGTATCACAGCAAGGAATTGAACGATCAGGCGAAAAAATATGTTGTGAAGCCCAGCCATACCTATCGGCAGGATAATCAATCAAAAGGTGATTGAGCGAATGAAAGGCCGCCGGGAACACAGGTCCCGGCGGCGACCGGTTCATTGGAAGCAGGCGCAGTCGCTGTATTTGGCCGGGTCCATGGTCCGGGCGATCGCGTTGACCGCGCAATAGGCAGAGGTGACGGAGCCTTCCTGCCAGCCGGGCAGGTAGCTCCAGGTATCGCCCGCGCAGAAGAAGCGCCCGTTCTTCTCGAAGGTGGTGATCTGCTGATAGGCTTTTTCGTCTGTCGTCGCCGTATCCGAAGCCCAGCCGCCGACCTGGTGTGGCATATATTGCCAGGCAATGGAGACGCCGCGATAGACCTGGTCGGTCTTTCCCGGATGCAGCAGGCCAAGCCCCTGGCGGGCGGTTTCGACGCGCTGGGTATTGTTCAGCTTGGCATAGTCTACTGCTGTCAGTCCACGATTATAGGCGCCGGTCAGAATGCCTGTATGGGCCGTGAAATCCTCGGAGGGATACCAGATCTGACCGATCATATCGGTTGTCCAGGAAATGCCGCCATAGATCTCACTATCGGTTTCCCAGAAGCGGTCCTTGCCCTGCCAGCCGACCTTGATGGCGGGGGTCCAGAGATTGGGGGTCTTGTCATTCCAGATGCCGGTCTTGGAGAAGGCTTCGAGACCCTTGCGGAAGTCGGCTGGTACCGGGTAATCGCCAATGATGCGGTTGAGCAACGAGGGCGCCATGGTGGAAATGCAGAAGTCAAACTGGGCCTGTTCGGCTTTCCGGCCCGCCGTTTCATAGGTAACGACTACTTTTTCCCCAGCGGAGGCGATTTTCGACGCTTTGGTCTTCAGCAGAACCAGATGGCCGACTTTGGGATGTCGAGGCTTGCTGCCCTTTTTCCATAGAGCGGTTGCTGGCACATCCTGAAGCAGCAGTTGTTGCCAGATCCGGTCCATGCCGCCAACCGGCTGCATCAATGTTGGCTGCCAGTCCGTGTTGAAATTGTTGAACAGGAAAGAACCGGGTGACAGCTCCGGATTGGCTGTGGGATCACCGATGAATTTCGAATCGAGGATTTCCCCCAGCCCGACAGCGTCCCGTGTCTTTGGCGCATCGCGCCAACCGCCGGGCAGATGGCTGAAGCCGAGCCGGGTCGTTGTCTGGATCTCGCCGGTGCCTGTCAGGTCGCCGAAAACACGGTAGAGATCCTTGAGCTTCTCGCGGGTCACGGCATTGGTATCGCCCTGCAAAAGCACGCCTTCTTTCGTCACCTTGTACATCATCGCCGCCATTTCACTATAGAGGCTGAATGTGACCTGGGCGAAGGATACCGGCGCACCGTTGTTGAACTCTTTGCTTTGCATCAGGTTGGACATCGACTGGAAGAAATAAGGCTCCAGCGACACGCCGATTTCCTGGCATAACGCGATGAGATTGACATGATTGGAGGGGATACGGCCCGGCCCGGCATTCAGGTAGAGCTCGACAGGGTTCCCAG
This region of Agrobacterium vitis genomic DNA includes:
- a CDS encoding bifunctional helix-turn-helix transcriptional regulator/GNAT family N-acetyltransferase, with product MMQDHSQVEAIRASSRQLVRELGFMGGDFAGTDLPPSAVHALIEIDACPDITGRDLGHRLRLEKSSVSRMLRRLVMSGDVLEETDKDDYRIKRLRLSESGQKRTKTIHEFARHQVSSALKRLGHEENRTILQGLRLYVQALSNGSDAAAPKAEIVEGYRPGLIARITQMHALYYARTAGFGLHFECLVASGLADFCNRLDNPKNSIWLAMQSGEIVGSIAIDGEDLGAKTAHLRWFIIDDGMRGGGVGRQLLSAALAFADEKGFEETHLWTFSGLTAARHLYESHGCVCVEERTGNQWGSEVLEQRFVRPRPS
- a CDS encoding flavin monoamine oxidase family protein is translated as MSYSISRRTLLRGMTALAGSFAAPSLITGFGSAQAAYRTSKPNLPTGFGKGKSVAILGAGVAGLTAALTLARSGFSVQVFEADNRYGGRSLTIRPTNDHYKSWWFKNYPGTQEFSEMYVDRYQETADSPAPDLQICQFMDDAWAAKKYAGNPVELYLNAGPGRIPSNHVNLIALCQEIGVSLEPYFFQSMSNLMQSKEFNNGAPVSFAQVTFSLYSEMAAMMYKVTKEGVLLQGDTNAVTREKLKDLYRVFGDLTGTGEIQTTTRLGFSHLPGGWRDAPKTRDAVGLGEILDSKFIGDPTANPELSPGSFLFNNFNTDWQPTLMQPVGGMDRIWQQLLLQDVPATALWKKGSKPRHPKVGHLVLLKTKASKIASAGEKVVVTYETAGRKAEQAQFDFCISTMAPSLLNRIIGDYPVPADFRKGLEAFSKTGIWNDKTPNLWTPAIKVGWQGKDRFWETDSEIYGGISWTTDMIGQIWYPSEDFTAHTGILTGAYNRGLTAVDYAKLNNTQRVETARQGLGLLHPGKTDQVYRGVSIAWQYMPHQVGGWASDTATTDEKAYQQITTFEKNGRFFCAGDTWSYLPGWQEGSVTSAYCAVNAIARTMDPAKYSDCACFQ
- a CDS encoding endonuclease/exonuclease/phosphatase family protein is translated as MKKQTHTLRAQMLTSLRNRRSRPASPINGERPVDSPGLLVASYNVHKCVGVDGRFDPERVLHVIREIGPDVIALQEADQRFGDRTGLLDLARLQGEAGLTRVPVAGLPKSHGWRGNVLLFREGVVRNVHPFVLPGLEPRGAVVAEIDLDGGRELRIIAAHLGLLRWARRQQADFILKLMRERADCPTVLMGDFNEWRVGPGSALTRFEPLFGPLPPPVPSFPARLPVLALDRIMTNRAGLIADMQVHDSPLARLASDHLPLKAWIDLDKTVEAVG
- the ligA gene encoding NAD-dependent DNA ligase LigA; this encodes MADALIPVEDLSEEQAGQELTRLAAAIAHHDALYHGKDQPEISDADYDALKRRNDAIEARFPTLVRSDSPSQRVGAAPAGIFSQITHARPMLSLDNTFSDEDVADFVASVYRFLGVMPDNSIAFTAEPKIDGLSMSIRYENRKLKTAATRGDGTTGENVTANILTIKEIPTELPADAPDLVEVRGEVYMAKSDFLALNAQMEAEGRQTYVNPRNTAAGSLRQLDAKVTASRKLKFFAYAWGEMSTMPAETQSGMVEAFKRWGFPVNPLTRRLTSLEEIIAHYREIGLQRADLDYDIDGVVYKVDRLDLQARLGFRSRSPRWATAHKFPAEQAFTTVEAIDIQVGRTGALTPVARLEPITVGGVVVTNATLHNADYIEGIGNGGERIREEGHDIRIGDTVIVQRAGDVIPQVLDVVLEKRPETSVKYEFPKICPVCGSHAVREKNEKTGKLDSVTRCTGGFVCSAQAKEHIKHFVSRNAFDIEGLGTKQVDFFFESEDPALMIRTAPDIFTLKQRQEASSLTRLENIDGFGRVSVRKLFDAIDARREIALNRFIFALGIRHVGETTAKLLARSYGSYAAFADAMQDAGPKFGEAWNELNSIDGIGEVVAASIVEFFKEPRNLEVVSRLLKEVTPRDAEAVTASDSPVAGKTVVFTGSLERFTRDEAKARAESLGAKVAGSVSKKTDYLVAGPGAGSKLDKAREVGVTVMTEDEWLALIGG
- a CDS encoding type VI secretion system amidase effector protein Tae4, producing MGRPNFNIAWAASMRIYDPQASGAKVSEVIGGNVAKNVNNPNPVARWSNTCAVRMSYILNYSGMHLQHVAAQTVSGADQKWYFFRVKNLIDYLEKTWGKPEVVQYPPSNGGTLAGKKGVILFEVSGWSDAQGHATLFNGTVCYDHCYFNEPGVTYKTDKANFWSLQ
- a CDS encoding type VI secretion system amidase immunity protein Tai4, which encodes MMYRLLLLGLVGLCVNSQIAAANDLAVGNGPQAAGRTYLQNYKDMVLATCISNAYKDDKGASADAGSSVSALRDWTYYDMDKSPDAMNALIEKFLMKNYSNPLAESEVKGVKFDFLKCLDLYHSKELNDQAKKYVVKPSHTYRQDNQSKGD
- a CDS encoding phospholipase D-like domain-containing protein — encoded protein: MLDLISHYWPHLLAVISTVMGTVAAVHAAMTKRDVRSALSWVGVIILSPIIGTLIYAMAGINRVRRASYMARRALRRSQMEGVLAHYAVPEGEVKAKFGGRLEALRHLGERVTRHPLTSGNRLTPLATGDEAYDAMCAAIDAASHSILLETYIFDRDSVGLRIADCLIAARKRGVEVRVLIDAVGARYSVPSIVGYLADGDITVASFNGKVIVGLRLPYANLRTHRKILVVDGAVGFFGGMNIREAFVGPNAARDTHFHVTGPVVAELFSVAADDWHFETDEALNGEAWQLHLAAGEAGETPYARAVVSGPDAHLESNHRVLTGAFSVAERSIRILSPYFLPDNIFLSALATAARRGVAVEIIVPSKNNLAVVSHAMTAQFEQIIRDGCRIFRSTGPFDHSKLLVIDDKWAFVGSSNLDARSLRLNFEIDLEVYDDDFAAFVARRMDESREGAEEVTLESLHARPFLLKLMQRVLWLGSLAL